One stretch of Arachis hypogaea cultivar Tifrunner chromosome 20, arahy.Tifrunner.gnm2.J5K5, whole genome shotgun sequence DNA includes these proteins:
- the LOC140183192 gene encoding uncharacterized protein — MSPYQLVYGKICHLPVELEHRTYWAIKYLNFDAQGAGIKRMLQLNELDEFRYSSYENAMLYKERTKICHDKKTAIRVFEPGQRVLLFNSRLKLFLRKLISRWSRPFVVTRASLYGHVEIQEVNSNRKFTVNGQRLKHYLGGEINRQRSAHLLN, encoded by the coding sequence atgtccccttatcagttggttTATGGTAAAATCTGTCACTTGCCAGTAGAACTGGAGCATAGAACTTACTGGGCAATCAAGTATCTGAACTTTGATGCTCAGGGTGCAGGAATAAAgagaatgcttcagttgaatgagcttgatgaattccgATATTCATCTTATGAGAATGCCatgctctataaggagagaactaaGATATGTCACGACAAGAAGACTGCAAtaagagtctttgagccaggtcaGAGGGTGCTTCTgttcaattcaaggctcaaactctttctCAGGAAGCTGATATCCCGGTGGTCaagaccgtttgtggttaccagagcatCACTGTATGGACACGTGGAGATTCAGGAAGTGAATTCTAACAGAAAATTTACAgttaatggccagaggttgaagcactatctagGAGGTGAGATTAATCGCCAAAGGTCCgctcatctgctgaactag